The Triticum urartu cultivar G1812 chromosome 5, Tu2.1, whole genome shotgun sequence genome contains the following window.
GTCCAACTTTGTCCTCGAATCGCTTGCTACTTACTTCATGTCTAACATGATTAGAGAGCTTTCTTTTGGGCCACCAAGGAAACTTAAATAGTGACTCCGTTTCTTGTTGCTTGGAAAACATTTGCAAACCAAAATAATTTGTTTACGAGGCATTACAAAACTTGTTGCTTCAAAATAATTGCTCACTTATGAAATTTCCCTTCAAGCTTTTACATATACCAGATCTCCATGAGTCCATTTGTTTCTGttggagttgtgtcgaatatagtgtacaaggtaggttataGTTGGACTTCTAGTTGTactgtgtttagataggatatggagtcgtgtccaaGTAGGACACTTATATCCTAGGCCCCTCATATATAgtgggggtagacacacgatgtaacctatgccaacataatagcaccggaacgcagggaaagccggcggcatgtgccggtgtccagggcgaccgggtgcggtattgtagcggtgtcatggagaggagcgcccatagtcaaGCCCCAgagatgtagccatatcggtgaacctcgttaacaaatctcggcaTCGTGCTTGTGTGATTGCTTGATCCTTGGATGATCAATGGTGcttcggatttattctaacaagtggtattaTGAGCTAGGTTATTCGAAGGCTGTGGATCATTAATTCAGAGGAAAGATTGAGTTCGAGAAGAGACTTCTGGACGAGATCGGAAAAGGCTGATAACACAAGACGCACGGATTCAATGGATCAGCGGCAGGTTGGACGTGCGGCGATAGGTCGGCGGATCGACGGGCGAGCGTACAAGCGAGACGCGTGCGTGGGCAGACGTAAGGCGAGATGTGTAGCGGTCGATCGTGATCAATCGAGCGAGCGTCAGGCATCGTGCGTACACGTGATTGCCGGCTGGCGGCCCATGGCAGAAGGCTCATCCGAGGGTGCGAGGAAGTCGCGCGCTGGAGCAGCTGGCTAGCAGTGCGGACTGGCCGAAGCGCCGGGAAGGCCCAGGCAACGGGCAGTGCTGGTCCGCTGGGACATACAGAGGAACCGTGCAAGTGAGATTTGTttggagggagagagagagaggaccgAGTCCCTGTTACGAGTCGTAGACGTGAAGCAGCAAGGCAGCTCTTTGTACATGGCATCAGGTTGGCAAAGGCTTGGGCATGCAAAGCTAGCATTGGAAGTTATGCAAGGGAGCTACTCCACGTGAAGACCAAAGCTATCTTTGGATTTGCAACTAGTATACTCGGTGTACTTGGGGATCACGGAAAGAGTGCTCGATGTTTTTTTACAGGTCAGTCGTACAAAGAATCATGGCGCTAATGGGTATCAAGTTTGAGGTGGAGAAGTTCGACGAAACTCACGACTTTGGGTTATGGCAGACAATGGTGAAAAAAATTGTTAGCACAACAGGGATGCTTGAAGGCGTTGTTGGATGTCAAGCCAGACAGATGGTGAGGATCGTGAGGAGTTGCATATGGCTGCAGCAAAGGAAATTCAGTTCGGGTCAGATATGTATGGCGATTTGCTTGGACAGTCTGATGGATCGACGCAAGTCGGTTGGTACAGAAGACGGTGGTGAGATCAGCGACGACGACATAGGTGCGTGCTGCCgatggtgaccgacttctgggcgtggaaacacgtggcACATGCCCGAGTGCTTGTGtggcttcgacaagactatggcgcGGGGTTGATTCAAGACGGTGCACATGTGAGCTTGAAGTCGACGGGGCGCGGGGGTGGActgatcatctaccatggagtcatgttgaagttGGAGCTGGATTGAGGGGTTACGATGTAAGGATCTAGGGAATCGAAGCCTATTCAGCAAGGAGGAAAAACGAGTAACACACAATTCAGACTGAAGCCCAGTGGTTCGATGAAAGcgtgaaactcgtcatcggtcggtgatgatcgatGGTACTCTGGagtgggggttgagtggtgtgggtttgcgacccttgagactcgaccTGGACAGCGGAGACTCGACGCAGTAATAGCGGTGAGGCGTGTGGTATGCACGGGGCATGGAGACGGGCCAGGGCTCTGGTGatcatacatgtggtgagacaactgcgaatttgactcacgatgactacaagcaatggtgaaattccttcaagtttcagacaggcggtcaagaaaggagcggtgatgttgagttcaggtaactcttatgtgCAGCATCCAATATGTGAAttgttcactttcacgcaggTCAGTGATCGGTGTGTGATGGTGCTGAACGGATACTCTGGAAGTTGGGAGCACAAACTAGAGTAAGgggaacttaattttgctcgagtgttaactgtggtcaagaaaagaagggactacaagttgcaggtAGAGTCACATGGAGTCTTTGGAGTTGCAGCGATACTCATGGAATAAGTTCAGGTCCAATATACATGAAAGTTTGACGCATGGACAAATGCAGGATGGTGGAatatattcgccaaggtggagtttgttggagttgtgtcgaatatagtgtacaaggtaggttacagttggacttctagttgtattgtgtttagataggatatggagtcgtgttcaagtaggacacttgtatcctagacctctcatatatagtggggtagacacacgatgtaacctatgccaacataatagcaccggaacgcagagaaagccggcggcatgtgccggtgtccagggtgactgggtgcggtattgtagcggtgtcatggggaggagcgcccatagtcaagccccgaggatgtagccatatcggtgaacctcgttaacaaatctcggcgTTGTGCTTGTGTGATTGCTTGATCCTTAGATGATCAACagtgcctcggatttattctaacagtTTCACCTGCGATACTCTAGCACCATTTCCAACAAACAAAACAACCCATCCTTTGGAAACAATCAACAACCAACTTCTAAGCCTTCAACAACTATCCTTTATCCTCACCAACAATGGCCTATCCACCTTCTTCTAGGCTAACAGTTGGATCCTGGACCAACCTTTATCCAATGCCTTCCCCGGTGATTGTTCAAAAAAGACATGGTCACAAGACCCCAAGGAAACCAGCTCCTGTAAAGACGAATTCTCATAGTGATGGCCAAGGTGGCATTAGAGTTGCACGAGCTAAATGATACCAACTGAAGTTAATATCAACAATACCGCCCAACCGTTACACAGATATAGTCAATATCTGCATAATTACTTCCTTCCCTGAAGTAGCTTTGTGCATTTTAAGACGATTCACCGATCACCGCTTGCACTTTGCGCAATAATGGTTGCTCCTCGCCATCGTAGAGCCGCACAGGTAGCAGAAGCAGTGCCCGCACCTGCAAATCAAATCAGAGGAAACAATAATTAGTTTGCACTTTGGCGCACATAAAAATTGACTGTTGGTGTGCAGGAGCGAAGGAGATTCAGTGATGAAGCTGCAGCTACCTGCAGGCGATGAAGGTGCAGCCGTCCACCCTCTCGACGTAGATCTTGCACTTGGGGCACCGCTGCCACTTGCTCTGCTGCGCCACCTTCCTCAGCAGCAGGTCCTCCCGCCCGCGCTCGTCGTCCCCGAGCCGCTGGAACTCGGCGCACTCCACCCCCTCGTGCCACGGCACCTTGCACTTCGCGCAGAACACCCGCTTGCAATGGGGGCACTCCACCTTGGCCGCcgcgtcgccgtcgccgtccccgGGGTCGTCGTCCACCAGCAGCGCCGAGCAGTCCTTGAAGGGGCAGTAGAACTTGAGCTCGCCGAGCGCCATGTCGCAGAGCGCGGCGCCCCACCTGTGGAACAGCGGCGCCGGGATCACGCGCCGGCACTCCTCCGGGTGCAGCACGCCGTCCTTGCAGCCCGGATCAGGGCAGCCGATGGCCAGCAGGTTCTCCTCGACCCTCGCGGCGATGTACTGCCGCACGCAGCCGGCGCAGAACGCGTGCCGGCACCCGGGGATGCGGAACCGCTCGACGCCGGGGACCGTCTCCATGCAGATCGTGCAGTCGAATTTCTTGGCGCTGTTGGAGCATTCGCCTTTCTCGAACAGCTTCCTCTTGCCGCTGGCGATGTCTTTGAGGAAGATCAAGCTGCAGCCATCATCGTCGTCTAGATCGATCACTTGAGGGGGGCTGTCGTCGTCCAAGTCGATGACTTGGCGCGTCTCTGGTTTCGACGGAGATGTGCTGGGATCAACAGGAAACAGGGGCAGCTCCGACCGTAGTTTGCGCCTCCCCTTGCGGTCAGGAATGGACCCTTCGGGGGTCCCGGCGACGGCGGTtccggaggaggagggggcggtgGCCTGGTCGCGAGAGGGGTCGAGGGAGAGGAGGATGGCCTGCTGGATCTGCATCTCCTCGCGGCTGCTGGAGGAGCCAAGGACTGTCACTTCGTCGTCCTCGTCGGACGAGATGTCGATGGGGCAGAAGGGATTGTCGGCCTtcgcggcggcggaggcggaggcggaggcggaggacGCCATGGCCGGCGACGGGTGGTGTCCAGCCAGAGGCGGCGCTGCTCTGCTTCCCATCCGTCGTTGGTTGTGGGCTGGGGCAGTTTCAAATTGGAGGAGATTGCGGGACGCGTGGACGGGTGCGATCTACTGatgcgagagagagaggggtggggGCTGGATTTTTGTTGGATGTGGTGAATCGGAATTAGGGCTCGCAAAAAACTCAAACGTCGCTCTCGCTCGCTCATCGGCTCGTAAAAGTAACGAGCCAAACACTCTCAGTTTCTCTTCTTGTATAACAAACTAAAAAAAAGTTATTCTTGTAACGATGCTCCTTTTTATTTATATTTATAGAAAAATAATAATGGTAAATGATTCTAACCGAGCACTGCCTAAGCCCCCTTGCTCATGCGCCACATGTCTAGTGAACCCCATGCAGCCTCTCCTCGTCTCGTTCTTATGGTTGCGTGACACCACCCGTCGTTCTCCCCTCtcatctccccccccccccccccccccccccccccctaacgTTTACCTTCGTAGTTTCATCACGCCGTCGTCCGCTCTCCCCTGACTTGTGTCTCACCATGTGTGTGGGGTGTCGCTGCTATGAGCAGGGACCAACACTGTCATTATAGGGATGCATGAAGCATAGACGTTCCGTGCTACAAAGTAGGACCACCGCGGCTGCGTCTCGGAATCTGGAACTGCTTCTGGTGCAGGCCCCTTCACCATTGTTTAGGTACACATTTTACATTCCGTGAAGTCTAAACTTTCTTATAATCAAAGTACAATGTGTCCTTCTCCAGCCGCTTATGATCCTTTCATCGTGTGGTTGCGTGACACAAAAGGGCCGGGCATCGAGAGCCCAGGATGGTACAATGTTCACCATCGCGCTCTCCCCTTGCTTTGAGAGGGGCTGTAGACTACTGTGGACGGGCTCTAGGTCGATACGGGCTAGCCATCCGCCCGATGATACTACAAGTTCGCCAACCAATGTTGCGGCCGGGTCAGACGGTGCTACAAGCCAGTGAAAGTGTCAATGGCGTGTTGCGACCGCCAATGGCGGGTGTTATGATTTTTTACCAAGGATGTTATGACTAGAGACAACAAATGTTGCGACCAGATAGTTTTTTTCATCCTTGTTCCTACTAATAAAGTTGCGAGATCTAATGGTTTTGCGGGTAGCAATCGAGCAGCTGGCAAGGCATGTCTAGTGCTCTCCAAAAACAATTACATCGTGAGAACATATTCTTGTACATTCTACCCGGAAAAAATATATTCTTGGTACATTCAATCAACTCCGTCGAGTTTATGGAATTGCTCCATGTACAAGGCACACCCCTCGCTTCTAGTGGACTGAACTGGACTGTTGATAGGTCTTAATTTTGCAAACCTCACATGCAGTAAGAGAGAAACACGACTGGTATCTTTTACTCCCTTCGATCGGAAAAAAATGTCCCGGCTTTGAACTAAGGTTTGGAAAAAAAATGTCCCAGCTTTGAACTAAGGTTTGTTTTCCGATCAGAGAGGGAGTATCATTTAAATGGTAGAGTAATCATTTTTAGAGAATTTTAAACAGTAGCTATATAAGACGAAAGATACACACACACACGGGACTTAAAAACCTGTCTCCGATAGGAAAAACTAGCATAGCCCGCGCGGCGGCACGCCGCACCCGTCAATACGTTGTATCCATATGAAGTGTGTTTACTTTTTGAAACAAATGTTATTGGTTTAATATAAGAGAACCCTGTGCGTATGAAGATAAACTGGAAAGAGGCATATTCTTGGTATCATGCATGCTGCATGTTGCTAAACAAGGAAAATACATGTTGATACATCTCTAATAAGTTTCATAGGACAAAGGGTATGTTATGATGATAACTTCCTTCCgttagtttatttttattttagtATATGAAAGCACTCATTTTAAAAACCAAGTATATGAAGGCACCATTAGCCGAGGGA
Protein-coding sequences here:
- the LOC125556119 gene encoding probable E3 ubiquitin-protein ligase RNF144A-B translates to MGSRAAPPLAGHHPSPAMASSASASASAAAKADNPFCPIDISSDEDDEVTVLGSSSSREEMQIQQAILLSLDPSRDQATAPSSSGTAVAGTPEGSIPDRKGRRKLRSELPLFPVDPSTSPSKPETRQVIDLDDDSPPQVIDLDDDDGCSLIFLKDIASGKRKLFEKGECSNSAKKFDCTICMETVPGVERFRIPGCRHAFCAGCVRQYIAARVEENLLAIGCPDPGCKDGVLHPEECRRVIPAPLFHRWGAALCDMALGELKFYCPFKDCSALLVDDDPGDGDGDAAAKVECPHCKRVFCAKCKVPWHEGVECAEFQRLGDDERGREDLLLRKVAQQSKWQRCPKCKIYVERVDGCTFIACRCGHCFCYLCGSTMARSNHYCAKCKR